One Nonomuraea angiospora DNA segment encodes these proteins:
- the iolD gene encoding 3D-(3,5/4)-trihydroxycyclohexane-1,2-dione acylhydrolase (decyclizing), with protein sequence MIRLTVAQAVVRFLAQQWSERDGVERRFFGGCSGIFGHGNVAGLGQALATSTEDLPYHLSRNEQAMVHTAAAYARASNRLATLACTTSIGPGATNMITGAAGATINRLPVLLLPGDIFSTRVAGPVLQELEDQRSYDISVNDCFKPVSRYWDRINRPEQLPSALLAAMRVLTDPAETGAVTLALPQDVQAEAHDWPEELFARRVWHVPRPLPERAAVFRAAQLAKSAVRPLIVAGGGTIYSEATEELRVFAETYGIPVAETQAGKGALPYGHPLAVGAIGATGTTAANALAREADLIIGVGTRYSDFTTASRTIFALDARFLNLNITAFDAAKLSGLQLVGDAREGLADLVEAFAGWRGAPADYRARAAELTREWDAAVDRAYSLEGSPLPQSAVIGAVNAAAAEDGVVVCAAGSMPGDLHKLWRPSGPGNYHVEYGYSCMGYEIAGGLGVKMAVPEREVFVLVGDGSYLMMAQELITAISEGIKLVVVLVDNSGFASIGRLSESVGAERLGTSYRHRDGGPLPVDLAANAASLGATVLRPESVADLRKALEEARSGTGTTVIYVRTDPMADDAPSSEAWWDVPVAEVGGTTGAARETYEESKRSQHLHLTPPD encoded by the coding sequence ATGATTCGCTTGACCGTCGCCCAGGCCGTCGTGCGCTTCCTGGCCCAGCAGTGGAGCGAGCGCGACGGCGTGGAGCGCAGGTTCTTCGGCGGCTGCTCCGGCATCTTCGGCCACGGCAACGTGGCCGGGCTCGGCCAGGCGCTGGCCACCTCCACCGAGGACCTCCCCTACCACCTGAGCCGCAACGAGCAGGCCATGGTCCACACCGCCGCCGCCTACGCCCGGGCCAGCAACCGCCTGGCCACCCTGGCCTGCACCACCTCCATCGGCCCCGGCGCGACCAACATGATCACGGGCGCGGCGGGCGCGACGATCAACCGGCTGCCGGTGCTGCTGCTGCCCGGCGACATCTTCTCCACCCGGGTGGCGGGCCCGGTGCTGCAGGAGCTGGAGGACCAGCGCTCCTACGACATCTCGGTCAACGACTGCTTCAAGCCGGTCTCCCGCTACTGGGACCGGATCAACCGCCCCGAGCAGCTCCCGTCGGCGCTGCTGGCCGCCATGCGCGTGCTCACCGACCCGGCCGAGACCGGCGCGGTGACGCTGGCGCTGCCGCAGGACGTGCAGGCCGAGGCCCACGACTGGCCGGAGGAGCTGTTCGCGCGCCGCGTCTGGCACGTCCCCAGGCCGCTGCCCGAGCGGGCCGCCGTGTTCCGGGCGGCCCAGCTGGCCAAGTCGGCCGTGCGCCCCCTGATCGTCGCGGGCGGCGGGACGATCTACAGCGAGGCCACGGAGGAGCTGCGGGTCTTCGCCGAGACGTACGGCATCCCGGTCGCCGAGACGCAGGCCGGCAAGGGCGCGCTCCCGTACGGGCACCCGCTCGCCGTGGGCGCGATCGGCGCCACCGGCACCACGGCCGCCAACGCGCTGGCCCGCGAGGCCGACCTGATCATCGGCGTGGGCACCCGCTACAGCGACTTCACCACCGCCTCCCGGACGATCTTCGCCCTCGACGCCCGCTTCCTCAACCTCAACATCACCGCCTTCGACGCCGCCAAGCTGTCGGGCCTGCAACTGGTCGGCGACGCCCGCGAGGGGCTGGCGGACCTGGTCGAGGCGTTCGCGGGCTGGAGGGGCGCGCCGGCGGACTACCGCGCGCGGGCCGCCGAGCTGACCCGGGAGTGGGACGCGGCGGTGGACCGGGCCTACTCGCTGGAGGGCTCGCCATTGCCCCAGTCCGCGGTGATCGGCGCGGTCAACGCGGCGGCGGCAGAGGACGGCGTGGTGGTGTGCGCGGCCGGGTCGATGCCCGGTGACCTGCACAAGCTCTGGCGGCCGAGCGGGCCGGGCAACTACCACGTCGAGTACGGCTACTCCTGCATGGGCTACGAGATCGCCGGCGGGCTGGGCGTCAAGATGGCGGTGCCGGAGCGCGAGGTGTTCGTCCTGGTGGGCGATGGCTCGTACCTGATGATGGCGCAGGAGCTGATCACCGCGATCTCCGAGGGGATCAAGCTGGTGGTCGTCCTGGTGGACAACTCCGGCTTCGCCTCCATCGGCCGCCTGTCGGAGAGCGTGGGCGCGGAGCGGCTCGGCACCTCCTACCGGCATCGCGACGGCGGGCCGCTGCCCGTCGACCTGGCCGCCAACGCGGCCAGCCTCGGCGCCACGGTGCTGCGCCCCGAGTCGGTCGCCGACCTGCGCAAGGCGCTCGAGGAGGCCCGCTCGGGGACCGGGACCACGGTGATCTACGTGCGCACCGACCCGATGGCGGACGACGCCCCGTCCTCCGAGGCGTGGTGGGACGTGCCGGTCGCGG
- the iolB gene encoding 5-deoxy-glucuronate isomerase produces MTYVPFGKAANGPWSVEITPSLAGWTYSGLRIVDLADTPVSFDTGDEETLVLPLSGSCTVTTSAATFELAGRPSVFSGPSDFAYVPIGSHVTLRGAGRIALPSALATRALEPRHVPADQVSVEIRGAGQATRQVNNFCSPDAFDCDRLMAVEVITPGGNWSSYPPHKHDTDNPGEAVLEEIYYFEVAGQGNAYQRVYSSERGHIDTLAEVSSGDVVLVPYGYHGPAMAAPGYDLYYLNVLAGPAEERSMAFCDDPRHAWIRSSWESQATDPRLPFGRTS; encoded by the coding sequence ATGACATACGTTCCGTTCGGCAAGGCCGCGAACGGCCCCTGGTCCGTCGAGATCACCCCGTCCCTGGCGGGCTGGACGTACTCGGGCCTGCGCATCGTGGACCTGGCTGACACGCCGGTCTCGTTCGACACCGGCGACGAGGAGACGCTGGTGCTCCCGCTGTCGGGATCCTGCACGGTCACCACCTCCGCCGCGACGTTCGAGCTGGCGGGACGGCCGTCGGTCTTCAGCGGGCCGAGCGACTTCGCCTACGTCCCGATCGGCTCCCACGTCACGCTCCGGGGCGCCGGGCGCATCGCCCTGCCCTCCGCCCTGGCCACCCGCGCCCTGGAGCCCCGCCACGTGCCCGCCGACCAGGTCTCGGTCGAGATCCGCGGCGCGGGCCAGGCCACCCGCCAGGTGAACAACTTCTGCTCCCCCGACGCCTTCGACTGCGACAGGCTCATGGCCGTGGAGGTCATCACACCGGGCGGCAACTGGTCGTCGTACCCGCCGCACAAACACGACACCGACAACCCCGGCGAGGCGGTCCTGGAGGAGATCTACTACTTCGAGGTGGCCGGCCAGGGCAACGCCTACCAGCGCGTCTACTCCTCCGAACGCGGCCACATCGACACCCTGGCCGAGGTCTCCTCGGGCGACGTCGTCCTCGTCCCGTACGGATACCACGGCCCCGCCATGGCCGCCCCCGGCTACGACCTCTACTACCTGAACGTCCTGGCGGGCCCGGCGGAGGAGCGCTCGATGGCCTTCTGCGACGACCCGCGCCACGCGTGGATCCGCTCCTCCTGGGAAAGCCAGGCCACAGACCCGAGACTGCCGTTCGGGAGGACTTCATGA
- a CDS encoding Cgl0159 family (beta/alpha)8-fold protein — MSDLTLSRTAGYERLTQIRATRPEEIAEAAARRQRRGLPGEGERLLIIAADHTARGALGVRDRPLAMAGRADLLDRLQVALSRPGVDGILASPDVMEDLLLLGALEGKLAFGSMNRGGLLGSVFEVDDRFTGFDAASIDEMRLDGGKMLLRIDPADPATAVTLESCARAVTDLARRRLPAMVEPFWARRSESGALRNDLSPEAVIRAISVAQALGTTSAYTWLKIPAVAEMERVMAATTLPALLLGGDPPDIDAAYADWDRALSLPGVRGLVVGRALLYPPDDDVAKAVDNAAALVRETRA; from the coding sequence TTGAGCGACCTCACCCTGTCCAGGACCGCCGGCTACGAGCGGCTCACCCAGATCCGGGCCACCCGGCCGGAGGAGATCGCCGAGGCCGCGGCCCGGCGGCAGCGGCGCGGCCTGCCCGGCGAGGGCGAGCGGCTGCTGATCATCGCCGCCGACCACACGGCCCGCGGCGCCCTGGGCGTCCGCGACCGGCCGCTGGCCATGGCCGGCCGCGCCGACCTGCTCGACCGCCTCCAGGTGGCGCTCTCCCGCCCCGGCGTGGACGGCATCCTCGCCTCCCCCGACGTCATGGAGGACCTGCTCCTGCTCGGCGCCCTGGAGGGCAAGCTGGCCTTCGGCTCCATGAACCGGGGCGGCCTGCTCGGCTCGGTCTTCGAGGTGGACGACCGCTTCACCGGGTTCGACGCGGCCTCGATCGACGAGATGCGCCTGGACGGCGGCAAGATGCTGCTCCGCATCGACCCGGCCGACCCCGCCACGGCGGTCACCCTGGAGTCCTGCGCACGTGCCGTCACCGACCTGGCCCGCCGCCGCCTGCCGGCCATGGTGGAGCCCTTCTGGGCGCGGCGCTCCGAGTCGGGGGCGCTGCGCAACGACCTGTCCCCCGAGGCCGTGATCCGCGCGATCAGCGTCGCCCAGGCGCTCGGCACCACCTCCGCCTACACCTGGCTCAAGATCCCGGCGGTGGCGGAGATGGAGCGCGTGATGGCCGCCACCACGCTGCCCGCGCTGCTGCTGGGCGGCGATCCGCCGGACATCGACGCCGCCTACGCCGACTGGGACCGCGCCCTGAGCCTGCCCGGCGTGCGCGGCCTCGTCGTGGGCCGCGCCCTGCTCTACCCTCCGGATGACGACGTGGCGAAAGCGGTGGACAACGCCGCGGCACTGGTACGGGAGACCCGCGCATGA
- the iolC gene encoding 5-dehydro-2-deoxygluconokinase translates to MYDLITFGRSGVDVYPLQTGVGLADVESFGKFLGGSPTNVAVAAARHGLRSAVITGVGADPFGEFVRRAIRGFGVDDAFVSTIEGPPTPVTFCEIFPPDHFPIYFYRGEHPPDLQISPSHLDLDAIAEASLFWFSLTGLSQEPSAAAHAAALSARTSGWTVFDLDWRPSLWKSREAAPEAVRRMLPYANVAVGNLDEVENAVGVRDPEAAAQALLDAGVKVAIVKMGPEGVLARTSEESVVAEPVEVKVVNGIGAGDAFGGAICLGLLRGWPLERTVRFANAAGAFVAARLACADAMPSTAEVEDLLNGAVS, encoded by the coding sequence TTGTACGACCTGATCACGTTCGGGCGCTCCGGCGTCGACGTCTACCCGCTGCAGACCGGCGTCGGCCTGGCCGACGTGGAGTCCTTCGGCAAGTTCCTCGGCGGCAGCCCGACCAACGTCGCCGTCGCCGCGGCGCGCCACGGGCTGCGCTCCGCCGTGATCACCGGCGTGGGAGCGGACCCTTTCGGAGAGTTCGTCCGCAGGGCGATCCGCGGCTTCGGCGTGGACGACGCCTTCGTGAGCACCATCGAGGGCCCGCCCACCCCCGTGACGTTCTGCGAGATCTTCCCGCCCGACCACTTCCCGATCTACTTCTACCGGGGCGAGCACCCGCCGGACCTGCAGATCTCCCCTTCCCATCTCGACCTGGACGCCATCGCGGAGGCGAGCCTGTTCTGGTTCTCGCTGACCGGGCTGAGCCAGGAGCCGAGCGCCGCCGCCCACGCCGCCGCGCTGTCGGCGCGCACGTCGGGCTGGACCGTCTTCGACCTCGACTGGCGGCCGTCGCTCTGGAAGTCGCGGGAGGCGGCCCCCGAGGCCGTGCGGCGGATGCTCCCGTACGCGAACGTCGCGGTCGGCAACCTCGACGAGGTGGAGAACGCGGTCGGCGTGCGCGACCCGGAGGCCGCCGCGCAGGCGCTCCTGGACGCGGGGGTGAAAGTCGCGATCGTGAAAATGGGCCCTGAAGGGGTTCTCGCGCGTACCTCCGAGGAGAGCGTGGTGGCGGAACCGGTGGAGGTGAAGGTGGTCAACGGCATCGGAGCGGGCGACGCGTTCGGCGGGGCGATCTGCCTCGGGCTGCTGCGCGGCTGGCCGCTGGAGCGGACGGTGCGCTTCGCCAACGCGGCGGGCGCGTTCGTGGCCGCCCGGCTGGCCTGCGCCGACGCCATGCCGTCCACGGCCGAGGTGGAGGACCTGCTGAACGGAGCCGTCTCTTGA
- a CDS encoding extracellular solute-binding protein, with protein MGVVAVITAAGLGLAACGQSSGGGGGGGGDAIELTITQNAIAGGKNAAGANFIANWVIPKFEAAQKAKGKNVKVKFVPSGVDDEQYKTKLSLDLKSGKGADVIDIDGIWAGEFAEAGYLKPLADLVGTDADGWDGWSQIPEAVQGLATFNGKKYALPVGTDGRVLYFNKTLFQKAGLPADWQPKSWQEILDAGTKLKSSGVPVPIQINAGTAMGEATSMQGVLPLLAGAGGEVQKDGKWAGATQPLKDALGLYQKIYGGGLGDPKLQQEAKGRDKSFQQFAAGKIGILMEGDYFWRGVVNPATGVAKMADRDQVVGYAMIPAMEPGKGIRGQDFVSMSGGALRTVNPNSKHPKEAFELATFTLSPEGLKEETKDGNVRITPRTDVNKEILAGEPLLTYISEKVLPLTAYRPPVAVYPQVSVALQEATAAVVGGTAPDQAAADYQKKLEGIVGGPGNIAS; from the coding sequence ATGGGTGTGGTCGCGGTCATCACCGCGGCCGGGCTGGGGCTCGCGGCCTGCGGCCAGTCGTCCGGCGGCGGAGGCGGCGGAGGCGGTGACGCCATCGAGCTGACGATCACCCAGAACGCCATCGCGGGCGGGAAGAACGCGGCCGGCGCCAACTTCATCGCGAACTGGGTGATCCCCAAGTTCGAGGCGGCGCAGAAGGCGAAGGGCAAGAACGTCAAGGTCAAGTTCGTCCCCAGCGGCGTCGACGACGAGCAGTACAAGACCAAGCTCTCCCTCGACCTCAAGTCAGGCAAGGGCGCCGACGTGATCGACATCGACGGCATCTGGGCCGGCGAGTTCGCCGAGGCCGGCTACCTCAAGCCGCTGGCGGACCTGGTCGGCACGGACGCCGACGGCTGGGACGGCTGGTCGCAGATCCCCGAGGCCGTCCAGGGCCTGGCCACGTTCAACGGCAAGAAGTACGCGCTGCCCGTCGGCACCGACGGCCGGGTGCTCTACTTCAACAAGACGCTCTTCCAGAAGGCCGGGCTGCCGGCCGACTGGCAGCCGAAGAGCTGGCAGGAGATCCTCGACGCCGGGACGAAGCTGAAGTCCTCCGGCGTGCCCGTGCCGATCCAGATCAACGCCGGTACGGCGATGGGCGAGGCCACCTCCATGCAGGGCGTGCTGCCGCTGCTCGCGGGCGCGGGCGGCGAGGTGCAGAAGGACGGCAAGTGGGCGGGCGCCACGCAGCCGCTGAAGGACGCGCTCGGCCTCTACCAGAAGATCTACGGCGGCGGCCTCGGCGACCCCAAGCTCCAGCAGGAGGCCAAGGGCCGCGACAAGTCGTTCCAGCAGTTCGCCGCGGGCAAGATCGGCATCCTGATGGAGGGCGACTACTTCTGGCGCGGCGTCGTCAACCCCGCGACCGGCGTGGCCAAGATGGCCGACCGCGACCAGGTCGTCGGCTATGCCATGATCCCCGCGATGGAGCCCGGCAAGGGCATCCGCGGCCAGGACTTCGTCAGCATGTCGGGCGGCGCGCTGCGTACGGTAAACCCCAACAGCAAGCACCCGAAGGAGGCCTTCGAGCTGGCGACCTTCACGCTCTCGCCGGAGGGGCTGAAGGAGGAGACCAAGGACGGCAACGTCCGCATCACGCCCCGCACCGACGTCAACAAGGAGATCCTCGCCGGTGAGCCGCTGCTGACCTACATCTCGGAGAAGGTGCTGCCGCTGACGGCCTACCGGCCGCCGGTGGCCGTCTACCCGCAGGTGTCGGTGGCGCTGCAGGAGGCCACGGCCGCGGTGGTGGGCGGCACGGCGCCCGACCAGGCGGCGGCCGACTACCAGAAGAAGCTCGAAGGAATCGTCGGTGGCCCTGGCAACATCGCCTCCTGA
- a CDS encoding carbohydrate ABC transporter permease, whose translation MALATSPPEAGEAGAPGRYSSDAAGLGRLRAGVFVAPALLLIAAFLVFPALWVLYLALTNYRLTGAAAAEPQFVGLANLLDAAANPEFWSSTWLTVEFVLGSAVIGQVGLGFTIAWLLRDRRGPLKRLVEGLVILAWILPGAIVSFLWVALLDRDGGTLNALLGIQGFAWLLDHPMLSIIVFNIWRGTAFSMMLYGAALGNVPPSHLESARLAGASGWQQLRDVVFPHIRGHVLTNLLLISLWTFNDFTPFLLTAGGPDGRSEVLAVHVYKVALQSGELGYGAAVSAIILLINLVVAVFYLRLLRRRK comes from the coding sequence GTGGCCCTGGCAACATCGCCTCCTGAGGCCGGCGAGGCCGGCGCGCCGGGCCGCTACAGCTCGGACGCGGCGGGCCTGGGCAGGCTGCGGGCAGGGGTCTTCGTGGCCCCCGCCCTGCTGCTCATCGCCGCGTTCCTGGTCTTCCCCGCGCTCTGGGTGCTCTACCTCGCCCTCACGAACTACCGCCTGACCGGCGCCGCCGCCGCCGAGCCGCAGTTCGTGGGGCTCGCGAACCTCCTCGACGCGGCCGCCAACCCCGAGTTCTGGAGCTCCACCTGGCTGACCGTCGAGTTCGTGCTGGGCTCGGCGGTCATCGGGCAGGTCGGGCTCGGCTTCACCATCGCCTGGCTGCTGCGCGACCGGCGCGGCCCGCTGAAGCGGCTGGTCGAGGGCCTGGTCATCCTGGCCTGGATCCTGCCCGGCGCGATCGTGTCGTTCCTGTGGGTGGCGCTGCTCGACCGCGACGGCGGCACGCTCAACGCGCTGCTCGGCATCCAGGGCTTCGCCTGGCTGCTCGACCACCCCATGCTCTCGATCATCGTGTTCAACATCTGGCGCGGCACAGCGTTCTCGATGATGCTGTACGGCGCCGCGCTCGGGAACGTGCCGCCCTCGCACCTGGAGAGCGCCCGCCTGGCCGGGGCCTCCGGCTGGCAGCAGCTCAGAGACGTGGTGTTCCCGCACATCAGAGGGCACGTCCTGACCAACCTGCTGCTGATCAGCCTGTGGACGTTCAACGACTTCACCCCGTTCCTGCTGACCGCGGGCGGCCCCGACGGCAGGTCCGAGGTGCTGGCCGTGCACGTGTACAAGGTCGCGCTGCAGAGCGGCGAGCTGGGCTACGGCGCCGCGGTCTCCGCGATCATTCTGCTGATCAACCTGGTCGTGGCCGTGTTCTACCTGCGGCTGCTCCGGAGAAGGAAATGA
- a CDS encoding carbohydrate ABC transporter permease produces MTRFVLGRIGFYTLIAVLLAFFTIPLLWLVTAPFTSDPTYEIKIPGFTSDPTSEVKAPSFTLDNFRAVAEHPYALPSLYNSLVLSVGTAVLVVILASLAAYALSRVRLPGRDALLYALLLLSSIITGTAAMVPLFQLAVELNLIDSQLGLILILTGGLLPAAIFMLKDFMDSTPKSYEESARVFGATPLQIVRHVVVPLVRPGLATVGVWAVANVWGNFLMPYLLLSDVEKQPAAVITYTLYTEGGQANLSMLSTFGLLYSVPVVLMYLFVSKKYGFRFHGGIKR; encoded by the coding sequence ATGACCCGTTTCGTGCTGGGCCGGATCGGCTTCTACACGCTGATCGCGGTGCTGCTGGCCTTCTTCACGATCCCGCTGCTGTGGCTGGTGACGGCCCCCTTCACCTCCGACCCGACCTACGAGATCAAGATCCCCGGCTTCACCTCCGACCCGACCTCCGAGGTCAAGGCCCCCAGCTTCACTCTGGACAACTTCAGGGCGGTGGCCGAGCATCCGTACGCGCTGCCGTCCCTCTACAACTCCCTGGTGCTGTCCGTCGGCACGGCCGTGCTGGTGGTGATCCTGGCCTCGCTGGCCGCGTACGCGCTGAGCCGGGTGCGGCTGCCCGGCCGGGACGCGCTGCTCTACGCGTTGCTGCTGCTGTCGTCGATCATCACGGGGACGGCGGCCATGGTGCCGCTGTTCCAGCTCGCGGTGGAGCTCAACCTCATCGACTCGCAGCTCGGGCTGATCCTCATCCTGACCGGCGGGCTGCTGCCGGCGGCGATCTTCATGCTCAAGGACTTCATGGACTCCACGCCGAAGTCGTACGAGGAGTCGGCGCGGGTCTTCGGGGCCACGCCGCTGCAGATCGTGCGGCACGTGGTCGTGCCCCTGGTGCGGCCCGGCCTGGCGACGGTCGGGGTCTGGGCGGTGGCCAACGTGTGGGGGAACTTCCTCATGCCGTACCTGCTGCTGAGCGACGTCGAGAAGCAGCCGGCGGCGGTGATCACCTACACCCTCTACACCGAGGGCGGCCAGGCCAACCTCAGCATGTTGTCCACGTTCGGCCTGCTGTACTCGGTCCCCGTGGTGCTCATGTACCTGTTCGTCAGCAAGAAGTACGGCTTCCGCTTCCACGGAGGGATCAAGCGTTAA
- a CDS encoding ABC transporter ATP-binding protein, whose product MAGIELRGLTKVYPGGVKALDSLDLVIPDGEFFALLGPSGCGKTTLLRTIAGLETATGGAVVIGERDVTGVQPGGRDVAMVFQDYALFPHMDVTDNIAYPLRIKKVAKGARRDKAAEVGARLGLEQLMDRRPGQLSGGQQQRVALARVMATQAQAFLFDEPLSNLDARLRLEARTFLKKLQRELGVTTVFVTHDQAEALAMADRMAVMEAGHIRQIGTPAEVFQRPANTFVAGFIGSTPMNLLDGVVRGDTLEVAGCKVAVPASAEGRLSDGEKIVYGVRPEYLAYSAEPGEGALGGKVAIVENLGASHLVTLDVNGVTVQAVVPEGSEPEIGADGHAAPRRDRALVYRDGELV is encoded by the coding sequence ATGGCCGGAATCGAACTACGCGGGCTGACCAAGGTCTATCCCGGCGGGGTGAAGGCGCTCGACTCGCTCGATCTGGTCATCCCCGACGGCGAGTTCTTCGCCCTGCTCGGCCCCTCCGGCTGCGGCAAGACCACGCTGCTGCGCACGATCGCCGGCCTGGAGACCGCCACCGGCGGCGCCGTCGTCATCGGCGAGCGGGACGTGACGGGCGTGCAGCCCGGCGGCCGGGACGTCGCCATGGTCTTCCAGGACTACGCGCTCTTCCCGCACATGGACGTCACGGACAACATCGCCTACCCGCTGCGCATCAAGAAGGTCGCCAAGGGCGCCCGCCGCGACAAGGCCGCCGAGGTGGGGGCGCGGCTCGGGCTCGAACAGCTCATGGACCGGCGGCCGGGCCAGCTCTCGGGCGGGCAGCAGCAGCGGGTGGCGCTGGCCAGGGTGATGGCCACGCAGGCGCAGGCGTTCCTGTTCGACGAGCCGCTGTCCAACCTGGACGCCCGGCTGCGGCTGGAGGCGCGTACGTTCCTGAAGAAGCTCCAGCGCGAGCTGGGCGTCACCACCGTCTTCGTCACCCATGACCAGGCGGAGGCGCTGGCCATGGCCGACCGGATGGCGGTCATGGAAGCCGGGCACATCCGGCAGATCGGCACGCCGGCCGAGGTCTTCCAGCGGCCCGCGAACACGTTCGTGGCCGGATTCATCGGCTCGACACCCATGAACCTGCTGGACGGCGTCGTACGAGGTGACACGCTGGAGGTGGCAGGGTGCAAGGTGGCGGTCCCGGCCTCGGCCGAGGGGCGGCTGTCCGACGGGGAGAAGATCGTGTACGGCGTGCGACCCGAATACCTGGCCTACTCGGCGGAGCCCGGCGAGGGCGCGCTGGGCGGCAAGGTGGCCATCGTGGAGAACCTCGGCGCGTCCCATCTGGTGACCCTCGACGTCAACGGCGTGACCGTGCAGGCCGTCGTGCCCGAGGGGAGCGAACCCGAGATCGGCGCCGACGGCCACGCGGCGCCCCGGCGCGACCGCGCCCTCGTCTACCGGGACGGAGAGCTCGTGTGA
- a CDS encoding CehA/McbA family metallohydrolase, producing the protein MRGHWSLDDRLERILREVPFEVPAGTAAVTVRLAYDRSQGVIDLGCGAPGGFRGWSGGARDEYTITPDWATPGYLPGEPEAGTWHVWLRLHRIPPQGLDYSLEITTSAAAPAEPVAEEPPHGQRPPRRDVPSVDGLRWFAGDFHAHTLHSDGSLTIAELAELAHGRGLDFLAVTDHNTVSHHPWLGKIDRGITLIPGQEVTTDRGHANVFGEVGWVDFRQPADSWAEHAERAGGLISINHPLGGDCAWLLPIARRPRIAEVWSSGWWDRRWGAPLAWADAWRDDVIAIGGSDFHRHGSDGLPGGPTTWVLAEDTSTVLDGVRAGRTAVSTGPDGPLLLRLGDELLALDADGLVLVRPDGTRQVVRGERALLRAIDGRHRLETYENEVIALCE; encoded by the coding sequence GTGAGAGGCCACTGGAGCCTGGACGACCGGCTGGAGCGGATCCTGCGCGAGGTGCCCTTCGAGGTGCCCGCGGGGACCGCGGCCGTGACCGTGCGGCTGGCCTACGACCGCTCGCAGGGCGTGATCGACCTCGGCTGCGGCGCGCCCGGCGGCTTCCGCGGCTGGTCGGGCGGCGCGCGCGACGAGTACACGATCACCCCGGACTGGGCGACGCCCGGCTACCTGCCGGGCGAGCCGGAGGCGGGCACGTGGCACGTGTGGCTGCGCCTGCACCGCATCCCGCCGCAGGGCCTCGACTACTCGCTGGAGATCACCACCTCGGCCGCCGCCCCCGCCGAGCCGGTGGCCGAGGAGCCGCCGCACGGGCAGCGCCCGCCCCGGCGGGACGTGCCCTCCGTCGACGGCCTGCGGTGGTTCGCGGGCGACTTCCACGCCCACACCCTGCACAGCGACGGCAGCCTGACCATCGCCGAGCTGGCCGAGCTGGCCCACGGGCGCGGCCTCGACTTCCTGGCCGTCACCGACCACAACACCGTCAGCCACCACCCCTGGCTGGGCAAGATCGACCGTGGGATCACGCTCATCCCGGGGCAGGAGGTCACCACCGACCGGGGCCACGCGAACGTGTTCGGCGAGGTCGGCTGGGTGGACTTCCGGCAGCCGGCCGACTCCTGGGCCGAGCACGCCGAGCGCGCGGGCGGGCTGATCTCGATCAACCACCCGCTCGGCGGGGACTGCGCCTGGCTGCTGCCCATCGCCCGGCGTCCCCGGATAGCCGAGGTCTGGAGCTCCGGCTGGTGGGACCGCCGCTGGGGCGCGCCGCTGGCCTGGGCGGACGCCTGGCGCGACGACGTGATCGCGATCGGCGGCAGCGACTTCCACCGCCACGGCTCCGACGGCCTGCCCGGCGGGCCGACCACGTGGGTGCTGGCCGAGGACACGAGCACGGTGCTGGACGGCGTGCGCGCCGGGCGCACCGCCGTCTCCACCGGCCCCGACGGGCCGCTGCTGCTCAGGCTGGGCGACGAGCTGCTCGCCCTGGACGCCGACGGCCTGGTCCTGGTACGCCCCGACGGCACCCGGCAGGTCGTACGCGGGGAGCGCGCGCTGTTGCGGGCCATCGACGGACGCCACCGCCTGGAAACTTACGAGAACGAGGTGATCGCACTATGCGAGTGA